The genomic DNA CCGTCGTATCGGGCAAATAGCCGCCATATATATCGATGGACATCGGCACCGCCATATCGACGACGCTGATCAAATGGATCGAATCGCCCGCTCCGAGGCAGAGCTTCATGACCATTTCGGCTGCTGCGGTTCCGTGTTTTGTGCCGTCGGTTGCTAATAGTATCTTCATTTGTGGGTCCTCCGTTGGATTGAAAAATTATTCGTTGCCGGTGACGGCCTCACGGCCCGTGTAAGTGTTACGCAATTTGCCGAGCAGTTCGAAAAGGATCAGTCGTTCCGTTTCTGAGAGTCCGACAAGGCAGCTCTCCTCGAGCTCGATCCACTGTGATTCGATCTGGGACCGGATCGCGGATCCGCTTTCGGTGAGAAATATCCGCGTCGAACGCCCGTCATCCTCGAGCCGTTCGCGGCTGACGAGATTGATCTCGATCAGGCCGTTGACCGTCTTGTTGACGGTAGGGGCCGATAGGTTGAGACGATTGGCAAGGTCGATCTGACGCTGGCCGTCTCGATCCCACAGTTCGAGCAGGATAAATATCTGCCCGCTGTGCAGGCCGATCTGGCCCATCTGACGTTCGAGGGAATTTCGAAACGCGGTCGTGACCTTAGCCAGCAGGTAGCTGACGGTCTGTTCAAAGTCGATCTCTGCTGCCATAATTGCCATTGCCATTGGGCTAATAATAAACGATTAGCCGTCTATTTAGAAGTGATTAGCGGCCTGATAATTAACAGTTAGCGTGCTAAGTATAGATTATTAGCACGCTAACAATCAACAGTTAGCCTGGTATGTTTTTCTTTGAAGCAGGCTAAGATAAATTTATGAACGATAGCGAAAAACTCAAAAATGCACGCAATTTGTTGCTTAAACTGCATAAAGTCATGCTCGATCGCGAGCGTGAGGTCTACGAAGGCATCAACGGGCCGCTTAAACCGA from Acidobacteriota bacterium includes the following:
- a CDS encoding winged helix-turn-helix transcriptional regulator, whose product is MAMAIMAAEIDFEQTVSYLLAKVTTAFRNSLERQMGQIGLHSGQIFILLELWDRDGQRQIDLANRLNLSAPTVNKTVNGLIEINLVSRERLEDDGRSTRIFLTESGSAIRSQIESQWIELEESCLVGLSETERLILFELLGKLRNTYTGREAVTGNE